The following DNA comes from Bacteroidota bacterium.
TTTGCATAATTTCGCTGATCCGGTTTGATTTTTCAACCAGTACATCCATAGGCAGGGTTCCTGAGCTTAATTGTTCCTCGATTTCTTTTTTCTCCTTTTCTAATGTTTCTATTTCTTTTTCCAATTGTTCGATTTCTTTTTTCTCCTTATAAGAAAGTTTTTTTACTTTTTGATTTTGATCGGGTGGGGGCGTTTGTTTTTCGGCTTTTGCTTTTTTTTCGGCAGATGCTAATGCTTGACGGCTAAGTGTATAATCGCGGAATTGTGTATAATTTCCGGGGAAATCTTTGATGACACCTTCACCCTGGAATACAAACAGGTGATCTACAATTTTATCCATGAAATATCGGTCGTGTGATACAATAATGACGCAGCCTTTGAATGAAGCCAGGTAGTCTTCAAAAACATTGATGGTAATGATATCAAGGTCGTTGGTGGGTTCGTCAAGTATCAGAAAATTCGGGCTGCGCATCAAAACTGTTGCAAGATACAAGCGCCGTTTTTCCCCGCCGCTGAGCTTGTACACATAATCGTGCTGAACATTATTCGGGAAAAGAAAATAATTTAAGAACTGTGAAGCTGTAAGTTTATTTCCGTCCCCCAGTGTGACCACCTCAGCAATATCCTGAACCAAATCTATTACCTTTTGTGTTTCATCAAATTGTATCCCGTCCTGTTTGTAATAGCCTGTAACAATGGTCTCTCCAATTTCCACATCACCGGCATCAGGTTTAATGTTAGCGGTCAGAATATTTAATAATGTAGACTTCCCGATACCATTGGGCCCTACGATTCCAATTTTTTCATTCCGCTTGAAAATGTATGAAAAATCTTTAATTAAAACTTTATCCTCATAACTTTTTGAAAGATCCTTGATTTCCAGAATTTTTTTCCCCAGGCGAGAAGTAGCTATGTTGAAATCAACTTGGCGCTGTTCGTGTTTTTCTTTAGCTTTTTGACTAAGTTCTTCAAACGCATCGACCCGGTATTTGGCTTTGGTGCCTCTGGCCTGGGGCATACGCCTTATCCAGTCCAGTTCCTTGCGCATCAGATTTTTTGATTTTTCAACATTGGCATGCTGAATTTCCTGCCTTTCCTCACGCTTTTCAAGGAAATATGAATAGTTGCCTTTGTAGGTGTAGATGGTATTGTTATCCAACTCAATAATCTGGTTGCAAACCCGGTCCAGGAAATAGCGGTCGTGCGTAACCATTAAGAGGGTACTGTTGGTCTTTTCCAGGTATTCTTCAAGCCATTCAATCATATCCAGATCAAGGTGATTGGTGGGCTCGTCCAAAAGAAGCAGGTCGGGTTCATTGACTAAGGCTGCGGCCAATGCCACTCTTTTCTTTTGTCCCCCGGATAACTGGCCAGTAGGCTGGTTCAGGTCTGTGATTTTTAGTTGTGTCAGAATTTGTTTGATTTTCACTTCATAATCCCAGGCCTTGGCTACATCCATTTGTTCGATGATTTCCGGGCTGGGATTATCAATCATGGCCTCATAGTTTTTAATGATGTTGGCCGTATCTGTTTGCAGATTGTTGAGTACGTGATCGATGACAGAAGCTGTTTCATTGAATTCGGGATTCTGATCCAGGAAGGCAACGGAAATGTCCCGGTGGAAAACAATTTTTCCACTATCGGGCGAGTCATCCCCTATGATTAAATGAAGCAGGGTCGTTTTACCGGCTCCATTGCGGGCAATCAGGGCAACTTTCTGCCCTTTATCTACAGTGAATGAAATGTCGCTGAATAAAAGCAGGTCGCCGATTGATTTTGTGAGGTTTTCGACCTGAAGGTAATTTTCCATATTGCTTACTTCTGATTAACTTGTTGAATGGAATGCAAAAATACAATTATCGTAATTAATGCTGGAGATTGTCATTAAAAAAGCCTTGTAAACTTTATTTACAAGGCTTTTGGTGAAGTGCCCAGAACAAGACTCGAACTTGCACAGCCTTTCGGCCACCACCCCCTCAAAGTGGCGTGTCTACCAATTTCACCATCTGGGCTTACTGTTGTAATTGGCTGCAAAATTATAAAAAATATTATACTCTCCAAAGGTTTGAAAATTTAATTTCGGTTTTAGACTGGTTTTCTTTTAGGTTGTCAGTTTATAATCCTGGTAGTTAGTGAGTAGATGTAATAACAGGTTCAAAGAGTTCAAAGTTAAAGAGGGTTTGAGAAGGTTTGAAATACACTTACCACTAAATGGGCACGGAAAATACAAGTTTTATAGTGATCCTTGTGAAAACCTTGTGTCCCTTGTGGTTAGGCGTTGTTTGAGGTAATTTGAAATGGTTTGAGGTAGTTTGAAATGGTTTGAAATGGTTTGAAATGGTTCAAAGTTTGGGATCAGATAGAAAATAAGACGGCTGAGCGGAGTCGAAGCCACTATAAAAAATATTAGGTCGAATGAACGTTCTGTTTAAAAAATGGAGCAAGGTGATATCCAATTTGTTGTGAATTTAATAATTTATTTAAAAAAGACGGAAATTTCATACCGGAATCAGGAAAAATCTCGAAATTTGAATAAAAACAAAATTATGAAAGCCGCAAAGTATTTTTCTCTGGTCTGTTTGCTCTTTTTTTGCTTTACATTGATGGATAGCTGCAAGAAGGACAATAATTCATCTCCTTCGCTGACCGCAAAAATTAATGGAAAGAGTTGGTCGGCCCTTTCTTATTTCGCCTATAAAGATAATTCCGGCCAGATTAACATTGTGGCTGAAGCAGCAGATAGTACGGTGTTGTCTGTGTTTTTCACTTATACCGGGAAAAAGACCTATCAGCAAACGGCCACACTTTCTGAATGCCATTGTTATTATTCTGAAACTACGGTTCCCCAACCTTATGAAAGTATAACGGGGACTTTAACGGTTGAGGATATGGGCAGCAGTAAGATTTCCTGTTCCTTTAATTTTACTCTGTCCAGACTCGATCAGACTATTGAAGTGAGCGATGGACATTTTACTGATCTTAGTATTAGCCAACGATAACAGAGATTCTTTTGTCGCATAAAGATTTTCCTGAAATAGTTTATTGTTTTTTCAGCCTGACGTCTACATTCCCTTCTGTGACAATCCAGCAATTGGTGTTGCAGTAAGTACTGGAATTTTTTGCTTTTACCTGGTCTCCGTCAATTGCATAAACTGTTTTGTTACCCATTTTGTAGCGTGCTACAACTGAATAATTTTTATTTACCGGCAAGTCGTAATGAACATTTTCTTGGCTTAGTGTATCATTTAGAATAACATTGTTGTATTCGTATTTTCCCTGGTAGATGCTAATCGGCACACGTGGATTTTCTTCATTTACTGTGAGTTTTACATTCAATGCAGCTTCATAGGGCTGTTGATTTTCACAGTTGTCACAATCGGCAAGAATAGAGCTCATTTCATCAGAGCAACCTGTCATTGCCAGAAAAAACAGCAGAAAAAGAAATATTCCGGGTTTTGTTATTGATAACATAATGTTTTATTAACGATTAAACCAGTAAATTTGTTTGGGTAAAAGTCCTTTTTTATGTTTTAGCAGCGAAATACCCATACTCAAATTCAAATAACTGGAAGAAGTATGATAAATACCCAGGTCCAGATACTCATAATTGAGTTTTAACCCCAGATTTTTATGTTCAAAATATAAACCAATTTGTGGGACTGTATGATAAACACTTCCCGGTTTCATCTTTGATCCCCTGTAATTGCCCCATGAATAAATCTCTTTAATACCCACAAAAGTACTGAGTTTATCGTTGGTATTAAACTTTTTCAGACGGAAATATTTCTGAATATCAAAGTGATAATAATACCGTTTTTCACGGTATTGGAAGATGACGGAATCGTTTTGGGGAATCCATATAAATTTTGTCCCCGGTCTAAAATCTATTCCTGCACTAAGGGTAAAATTATGTACTGACTCATGTAGCCCTGCGTTTAGGCCTAAAGCAAAATTGCCGGGATTGAAAAAGGTTTCTGTTGAGAAATTTATTTTATCAAAATAGGGCCTCATGTTGGGTTTTGCTTTATATGCTTTCAGCAATTTAAGGATGGATGTGTCTTTTTGCTGTTTTGCCAGCAAAATAGGATTGAGCCATGAATGTGAAACCAGATTAGGATTGGCTTGGTTTGAAAGAAGTAATTTAATGGTTTCCTTTTGCTTGTTGGCAATTGCATAAGTCAGAGCAGAAGCCCCTTTCATGTTTTTAAGATTGATGGATGCATGATAGCTTAAGAGCAAATCAACCAAATCATTAAAACCGTACTGAGCAGCTACCATAAGGGGTGAATAACCTCTATAATCTGTTGTATTCACATTTGCTCCGTAATGTAAAAGCAGATCGGCAATGTCTGTTCTGCCTGCAGTTACGGCAATCAGAAGGGCGTCGTTTCCTTCGTTGTCCTTAAGATCCATTTTTGCCCCGTAAAAAATCAGCATATCGCAAAGATCATAATATCCATAGGCACTGGCGTACATCAGGGAACTGATTCCGCCGTCGTCCGTGGCATTAATTTTTGCCCCTTTTTTTATAAGCTGTTCGGCTATGTTTAGATGATTGTTATTTACGGCTCCAATCAAAGCTGTAATGCCATTATAAGGAACAAGGTTGGGATTAGCCCCTTTCTCTAATAAGAAGCTGACCATTGCAGAATCTCCATTTTGAGCTGCATACATAACAGGTGAAATTCCGTCTCCTGTTTGTTGGTTGACATCTGCTCCCTGTTTTATTGCCTTAGCCGCGACTTTTAGGTATCCCCGGTCAGCCGCGACCAACAGAATATTGTTGAGCTCATCCTTTGAGAATTCAAGACGGTTGGTGTACAGGGAATCATTTTCGATTTTTATGGTGTCATTTTCTTCAACCGCTTCCTCTTCTTCCTGGGCAAAAACTGTTGAAAAATTCATAATGGCTAAGAAAATCAGGATGAAAAATTTTACAGATGGGCAGCTATGCTTCCAAAATAAAAAAGAGCAGAAATATTTTTTTGCCGGATATTTAATTTCCATGGGCGTTCTTGGCATTTTCTTTTTTCGATTTTTCCGGATTTAGAAAAGCATACTTACTGATTTTTTCGTATAATTCTTTGGGATTAAATGGTTTTGAAATATAATCATTCATGCCGGCGTCATATATTTTATTTTGTACGTCACTAAAAATTGATGCCGTAAGGGCAATAACCGGAATATTTTTATATTTTCCCCCATTCATTTGCTTTATGATCCGAGTAGCTTGGTAGCCATCCATCTCCGGCATTTGAAGATCCATCAAAATCAAATCATACATGTCA
Coding sequences within:
- a CDS encoding ABC-F family ATP-binding cassette domain-containing protein — translated: MENYLQVENLTKSIGDLLLFSDISFTVDKGQKVALIARNGAGKTTLLHLIIGDDSPDSGKIVFHRDISVAFLDQNPEFNETASVIDHVLNNLQTDTANIIKNYEAMIDNPSPEIIEQMDVAKAWDYEVKIKQILTQLKITDLNQPTGQLSGGQKKRVALAAALVNEPDLLLLDEPTNHLDLDMIEWLEEYLEKTNSTLLMVTHDRYFLDRVCNQIIELDNNTIYTYKGNYSYFLEKREERQEIQHANVEKSKNLMRKELDWIRRMPQARGTKAKYRVDAFEELSQKAKEKHEQRQVDFNIATSRLGKKILEIKDLSKSYEDKVLIKDFSYIFKRNEKIGIVGPNGIGKSTLLNILTANIKPDAGDVEIGETIVTGYYKQDGIQFDETQKVIDLVQDIAEVVTLGDGNKLTASQFLNYFLFPNNVQHDYVYKLSGGEKRRLYLATVLMRSPNFLILDEPTNDLDIITINVFEDYLASFKGCVIIVSHDRYFMDKIVDHLFVFQGEGVIKDFPGNYTQFRDYTLSRQALASAEKKAKAEKQTPPPDQNQKVKKLSYKEKKEIEQLEKEIETLEKEKKEIEEQLSSGTLPMDVLVEKSNRISEIMQSIDQKTNRWVELNDLK
- a CDS encoding DUF6252 family protein codes for the protein MKAAKYFSLVCLLFFCFTLMDSCKKDNNSSPSLTAKINGKSWSALSYFAYKDNSGQINIVAEAADSTVLSVFFTYTGKKTYQQTATLSECHCYYSETTVPQPYESITGTLTVEDMGSSKISCSFNFTLSRLDQTIEVSDGHFTDLSISQR
- a CDS encoding ankyrin repeat domain-containing protein; this translates as MNFSTVFAQEEEEAVEENDTIKIENDSLYTNRLEFSKDELNNILLVAADRGYLKVAAKAIKQGADVNQQTGDGISPVMYAAQNGDSAMVSFLLEKGANPNLVPYNGITALIGAVNNNHLNIAEQLIKKGAKINATDDGGISSLMYASAYGYYDLCDMLIFYGAKMDLKDNEGNDALLIAVTAGRTDIADLLLHYGANVNTTDYRGYSPLMVAAQYGFNDLVDLLLSYHASINLKNMKGASALTYAIANKQKETIKLLLSNQANPNLVSHSWLNPILLAKQQKDTSILKLLKAYKAKPNMRPYFDKINFSTETFFNPGNFALGLNAGLHESVHNFTLSAGIDFRPGTKFIWIPQNDSVIFQYREKRYYYHFDIQKYFRLKKFNTNDKLSTFVGIKEIYSWGNYRGSKMKPGSVYHTVPQIGLYFEHKNLGLKLNYEYLDLGIYHTSSSYLNLSMGISLLKHKKGLLPKQIYWFNR